One genomic region from Streptomyces sp. NBC_01304 encodes:
- a CDS encoding adenylosuccinate synthase: protein MPALVLLGAQWGDEGKGKATDLLGGSVDYVVRYQGGNNAGHTVVVGDQKYALHLLPSGILSPGCTPVIGNGVVVDPAVLLSELSGLNERGVDTSKLLISGNAHLITPYNVTLDKVTERFLGKRKIGTTGRGIGPTYADKINRTGIRVQDLYDESILEQKVEAALEGKNQLLAKVFNRRAIESGPIIEEMLQHAEAIRPFVADTTLILNNAIDEGKVVLFEGGQGTLLDVDHGTYPFVTSSNPTAGGACTGAGVGPTKITRVIGILKAYTTRVGAGPFPTELFDEDGEALRRIGGERGVTTGRDRRCGWFDAVIARYATRVNGLTDFFLTKLDVLTGWEQIPVCVAYEIDGKRVEELPYSQSDFHHAKPIYEYLPGWSEDITKAQTFADLPKNAQAYVKALEEMSGAPISAIGVGPGRTETIEINSFI, encoded by the coding sequence GTGCCCGCACTTGTGCTGCTCGGTGCTCAGTGGGGTGACGAAGGCAAGGGAAAGGCCACCGACCTGCTCGGTGGCTCCGTTGACTATGTAGTGCGCTATCAGGGCGGCAACAACGCCGGCCACACGGTTGTCGTAGGCGACCAGAAGTACGCACTGCACCTTCTCCCCTCCGGAATTCTTTCCCCGGGGTGTACCCCGGTCATCGGGAACGGTGTCGTTGTCGACCCGGCGGTCCTGCTCTCCGAGCTGAGCGGGCTGAACGAGCGCGGCGTCGACACGTCGAAGCTCCTGATCAGCGGAAACGCTCACCTCATCACGCCGTACAACGTCACGCTCGACAAGGTGACGGAACGCTTCCTCGGGAAGCGCAAGATCGGGACGACGGGCCGTGGCATCGGCCCGACGTACGCCGACAAGATCAACCGGACCGGCATCCGCGTCCAGGACCTCTACGACGAGTCGATCCTGGAGCAGAAGGTCGAGGCGGCCCTGGAGGGCAAGAACCAGCTGCTCGCCAAGGTCTTCAACCGCCGCGCCATCGAGTCGGGCCCGATCATCGAGGAGATGCTCCAGCACGCGGAGGCGATCCGTCCCTTCGTCGCCGACACGACGCTGATCCTGAACAACGCCATCGACGAGGGCAAGGTCGTCCTCTTCGAGGGCGGCCAGGGCACGCTGCTCGACGTCGACCACGGCACGTACCCCTTCGTCACCTCGTCGAACCCGACCGCGGGCGGCGCCTGCACGGGCGCCGGCGTCGGCCCGACGAAGATCACGCGCGTGATCGGCATCCTGAAGGCCTACACGACGCGTGTGGGCGCGGGCCCGTTCCCGACGGAGCTCTTCGACGAGGACGGCGAGGCGCTGCGCCGCATCGGTGGCGAGCGCGGTGTCACCACCGGCCGTGACCGCCGCTGTGGTTGGTTCGACGCCGTGATCGCCCGCTACGCGACCCGCGTGAACGGCCTGACGGACTTCTTCCTCACCAAGCTCGACGTGCTCACCGGCTGGGAGCAGATCCCGGTCTGCGTCGCGTACGAGATCGACGGCAAGCGCGTCGAGGAACTCCCGTACTCCCAGAGCGACTTCCACCACGCGAAGCCGATCTACGAGTACCTGCCGGGCTGGTCCGAGGACATCACCAAGGCTCAGACCTTCGCGGACCTGCCGAAGAACGCGCAGGCGTACGTGAAGGCCCTGGAGGAGATGTCGGGCGCGCCGATCTCGGCGATCGGCGTCGGCCCCGGCCGGACCGAGACGATCGAGATCAACTCGTTCATCTAG
- a CDS encoding diacylglycerol kinase, producing the protein MVIDPSARRSDGESVRIAKDVLCAGAAVRVCLPEGPEEFARALARRGSRRPVVVGDDRALLRAVSALHRERDLGTSVLSFVPVGPSSALAQRFGVPAGAVAAARTVLDGAPRRLDLLVDDSDGVVLGGLRIPALPQAAPVAAERPSGEAWWGAPLRTCQSLVRTLVRPAVSDAAPGPRPARLRVEADGVTLVDLDQVVEAVSVTAVRGGFARVEVRPSSVGADVAPLQARARTVTVSGPDFRYRADAVTGGPVRTRTWTVRSGAWALTLPRG; encoded by the coding sequence ATGGTGATCGACCCATCCGCCCGCCGCAGTGACGGGGAGTCCGTGAGGATCGCCAAGGACGTGCTGTGCGCCGGGGCCGCGGTCCGGGTCTGTCTGCCCGAGGGGCCCGAGGAATTCGCGCGGGCACTGGCCCGCAGGGGGTCGCGGCGGCCGGTGGTGGTGGGTGACGACCGGGCCCTGCTGCGGGCGGTGTCCGCGCTGCACCGCGAGCGCGATCTCGGGACCTCCGTCCTGTCTTTCGTGCCGGTCGGCCCTTCGTCGGCCCTCGCGCAGCGGTTCGGGGTTCCGGCGGGGGCGGTGGCGGCCGCGCGGACGGTCCTTGACGGGGCGCCGCGCAGGCTCGATCTGCTGGTCGACGACAGCGACGGGGTGGTGCTCGGCGGGCTGCGGATTCCGGCGTTGCCGCAAGCGGCGCCCGTGGCGGCCGAGCGGCCCTCGGGCGAGGCGTGGTGGGGCGCGCCGCTGCGCACCTGTCAGTCGCTGGTACGCACCCTCGTACGGCCCGCTGTCTCCGATGCCGCTCCCGGGCCGCGGCCGGCGCGGCTGCGGGTGGAGGCGGACGGGGTGACGCTCGTCGATCTGGACCAGGTGGTCGAGGCGGTGTCGGTGACGGCGGTGCGGGGTGGGTTCGCTCGGGTGGAGGTGCGGCCTTCGTCGGTGGGAGCGGATGTGGCGCCTCTGCAGGCGCGGGCGCGGACCGTGACGGTGTCGGGGCCGGACTTTCGGTATCGGGCGGATGCGGTGACCGGGGGGCCGGTGCGGACTCGGACCTGGACCGTGCGGTCCGGGGCTTGGGCGCTCACGTTGCCTCGGGGCTAG
- a CDS encoding ABC transporter permease yields MTAVLDTPRRHVPSRGNARPLAGTGALLRLALRRDRVLLPLWVLLIGGTTASAGSSLGKMYDTAAKREDVLHSMATNGSLRALYGPAFDSSLGGIVAWRYLVFMAAFAAILSLIIVVRHTREEEETGRQEMLSAAMVGRRAPLTAALLVALIANTGIALLTTMGLAKEGAGGALAMGLGIGGVGMVFATMAAMVAQLTETARLAKGLTAGAVGAAFALRAAGDSATADGSHPLTWLSPIGWAENLKPFAGERWWVVLLFLAAIGVQAVVAYVLAGRRDIGMSFLPARPGPAEGRLKTAGGLAWRLQRGSLLGWSLGFLLCGVMFGAMTDGAVDLVGDNASTKEILARMGGQAGVTDSFLAAMVGMLAMVAALYVVQSVLRLGGEETAQRAEPMLANAVGRIRWAAGHLVVAFGGGALIMLIGGLGLGLGYGKQVGSILGACAVPIAAIWLLGSFAVLVYGLFPKAAVAGWAYAGLSLGLGWVGAALNLPTRVLQLSPFEHLPKMPGNAMNWTPVLIMLALAVVFVAAGLAGLRRRDIQTG; encoded by the coding sequence ATGACCGCCGTACTCGACACCCCGAGGCGTCATGTCCCCTCCAGGGGCAACGCCCGCCCCCTCGCCGGTACCGGCGCCCTCCTCCGCCTCGCCCTGCGCCGCGACCGCGTGCTGCTCCCCCTGTGGGTGCTCCTCATCGGCGGCACCACCGCAAGCGCGGGCAGCTCGCTCGGCAAGATGTACGACACCGCGGCCAAGCGCGAGGACGTACTGCACTCGATGGCCACGAACGGCTCGCTCCGCGCCCTCTACGGACCGGCCTTCGACAGCTCCCTCGGTGGCATCGTCGCCTGGCGCTACCTCGTCTTCATGGCCGCGTTCGCCGCGATCCTCAGCCTGATCATCGTGGTCCGGCACACCCGCGAGGAGGAGGAGACCGGCCGCCAGGAGATGCTCTCGGCCGCCATGGTCGGCCGCCGCGCGCCCCTCACCGCGGCCCTCCTGGTCGCCCTGATCGCCAACACCGGGATCGCCCTGCTCACCACCATGGGCCTCGCCAAGGAAGGCGCGGGCGGCGCCCTCGCGATGGGCCTCGGCATCGGCGGCGTGGGCATGGTCTTCGCGACCATGGCGGCGATGGTCGCCCAGCTCACCGAGACCGCACGCCTGGCCAAGGGCCTCACCGCGGGCGCCGTCGGCGCGGCCTTCGCGCTGCGGGCCGCGGGCGACTCGGCGACCGCCGACGGCTCCCACCCGCTGACCTGGCTCTCGCCCATCGGCTGGGCGGAGAACCTGAAGCCCTTCGCGGGCGAGCGCTGGTGGGTGGTGCTCCTGTTCCTCGCCGCGATCGGCGTCCAGGCGGTCGTCGCGTACGTCCTCGCCGGCCGCCGCGACATCGGCATGAGCTTCCTGCCGGCCCGCCCCGGGCCCGCCGAGGGACGCCTGAAGACCGCGGGCGGCCTGGCCTGGCGGCTGCAGCGCGGCAGCCTGCTCGGCTGGAGCCTCGGCTTCCTGCTCTGCGGCGTGATGTTCGGCGCGATGACGGACGGAGCGGTCGACCTGGTCGGCGACAACGCGTCGACCAAGGAGATCCTCGCGCGCATGGGCGGCCAGGCCGGGGTCACCGACTCCTTCCTCGCCGCGATGGTCGGCATGCTCGCGATGGTCGCCGCGCTGTACGTCGTCCAGTCCGTGCTCCGCCTGGGCGGCGAGGAGACCGCCCAGCGCGCCGAGCCGATGCTCGCGAACGCGGTCGGCCGCATCCGCTGGGCCGCCGGTCACCTGGTCGTCGCCTTCGGCGGCGGCGCCCTGATCATGCTGATCGGCGGGCTCGGACTGGGCCTCGGCTACGGCAAGCAGGTCGGCTCCATCCTGGGCGCCTGTGCCGTCCCGATCGCGGCGATCTGGCTGCTCGGCTCGTTCGCGGTGCTGGTCTACGGCCTGTTCCCGAAGGCGGCGGTCGCGGGCTGGGCGTACGCGGGCTTGTCCCTGGGCCTCGGCTGGGTGGGCGCGGCGCTCAACCTGCCCACCCGCGTCCTCCAGCTCTCCCCGTTCGAGCACCTGCCGAAGATGCCGGGCAACGCGATGAACTGGACCCCGGTCCTGATCATGCTCGCGCTCGCTGTGGTGTTCGTCGCGGCCGGGCTCGCGGGCCTGCGCCGCAGGGACATCCAGACGGGCTGA
- a CDS encoding ABC transporter ATP-binding protein: MTKAISVAGLHKAFGKTHALDGLDLTVETGEVHGFLGPNGAGKSTTIRVLLGLLRADSGAAQLLGKDPWNDAVELHRKIAYVPGDVTLWRNLSGGEVIDLYGRLRGGLDKARRADLIDRFELDPTKKGRTYSKGNRQKVALVAAFASDVDLLILDEPTSGLDPLMEEVFQSCVAEEVARGRTVLLSSHILSEVEELCDRVSIIRKGRTVETGSLADLRHLTRTSVTAELAGAPNGLQGLPGVHDLDVQGHRVKLQVDSDKLDAVLRSLTQSGVRSLTSTPPTLEELFMRHYQDDVRTGSASNSGSEEAMAR, translated from the coding sequence ATGACGAAGGCAATCAGCGTGGCCGGACTGCACAAGGCGTTCGGCAAGACGCACGCACTGGACGGCCTCGACCTCACCGTGGAGACCGGCGAGGTCCACGGCTTCCTCGGCCCCAACGGCGCCGGGAAGTCCACCACCATCCGGGTCCTCCTCGGCCTCCTGCGCGCCGACTCCGGCGCCGCCCAGCTGCTCGGCAAGGACCCCTGGAACGACGCGGTCGAGCTGCACCGCAAGATCGCGTACGTCCCCGGTGATGTGACCCTGTGGCGCAACCTCAGCGGCGGCGAGGTCATCGACCTCTACGGCCGCCTTCGCGGGGGCCTGGACAAGGCGCGCCGCGCCGACCTCATCGACCGCTTCGAGCTCGACCCCACCAAGAAGGGGCGCACGTACTCCAAGGGCAACCGCCAGAAGGTCGCCCTCGTCGCCGCCTTCGCCTCGGACGTCGACCTGCTCATCCTCGACGAGCCCACCAGCGGCCTGGACCCCCTGATGGAGGAGGTCTTCCAGAGCTGCGTGGCCGAGGAGGTCGCGCGCGGCCGCACCGTGCTCCTGTCCAGCCACATCCTCAGCGAGGTGGAGGAGCTGTGCGACCGCGTCTCCATCATCCGCAAGGGCCGCACGGTCGAGACGGGCTCGCTCGCCGACCTGCGCCATCTGACCCGCACCAGCGTCACCGCCGAACTGGCGGGCGCGCCCAACGGGTTGCAGGGCCTGCCCGGCGTGCACGACCTCGACGTGCAGGGCCACCGGGTCAAGCTCCAGGTCGACAGCGACAAGCTCGACGCCGTCCTGCGCTCGCTCACCCAGTCCGGCGTACGGTCCCTGACCAGCACGCCGCCCACCCTGGAAGAGCTCTTCATGCGCCACTACCAGGACGACGTACGCACCGGCAGCGCAAGCAATTCAGGCAGTGAAGAGGCGATGGCGCGATGA
- a CDS encoding GbsR/MarR family transcriptional regulator has protein sequence MTTDRTTGSTTGSTAGGSNKRGSERDERVDRFVESFAAQLTEAGMQRMPSRVFGALLSSETGAMTSAELSEQLQVSPAAISGAVRYLAQVHMVTREREPGSRRDRYRVHASTWYEALTNRDQILKRWEATLKEGVASLGPDTAAGLRMTETLEFFAFLEAELSGLMDRWRTRREELFGDRAGNA, from the coding sequence ATGACGACCGACAGAACGACCGGCAGCACGACCGGCAGCACGGCCGGCGGCAGCAACAAGCGGGGCAGTGAACGGGACGAGCGCGTCGACCGGTTCGTGGAGAGCTTCGCGGCACAGCTCACCGAGGCCGGCATGCAGCGGATGCCCTCCCGGGTCTTCGGCGCCCTCCTCTCCTCGGAGACCGGCGCCATGACCTCGGCCGAACTGAGCGAGCAGCTGCAGGTCAGCCCGGCCGCGATCTCCGGCGCGGTGCGCTATCTCGCGCAGGTCCACATGGTCACGCGCGAGCGCGAGCCGGGCTCCCGGCGTGACCGCTACCGGGTGCACGCCAGCACCTGGTACGAGGCGCTGACCAACCGCGACCAGATCCTCAAGCGCTGGGAGGCCACCCTCAAGGAGGGCGTCGCGAGCCTCGGTCCGGACACGGCCGCGGGGCTCAGGATGACGGAGACGCTGGAGTTCTTCGCTTTCTTGGAGGCGGAGCTGAGCGGGCTGATGGACCGGTGGCGGACCCGGCGGGAAGAACTGTTCGGCGACCGGGCGGGGAACGCGTAG
- a CDS encoding sensor histidine kinase yields the protein MTETAQPPTDPEGLRSEARLLRGTFRALREDLFTGAFAFRPLPPLADDSRVLRHIPAPLRSRARWAPQVAVVLAAAFVWLLGTASDGADSTAMALGLFFAVPVILTMFRPVAAFWLSMILMTLVAMGGTGDQVYPWAVGGFVSHLVVMTMVALRSRARVALDMWVLTIGYAVALSWGRAEDPGPTLAMAVLGALSLFAAVSVRGWTSAQREVVAKEEVTLVERSKRTLLEERTNIARELHDVVAHHMSVVAIQAEAAPYRVENPPPELAQAFATIRENAVAALTELRRVLGVVRAEDYEAPDAPQPTLADLDGLLANVRDTGLGVTKTVTGAVRELPPGVELSAYRIVQEALSNTLRHAPGASAKVEISYVLGGLGLRIVNGPPTGLVKPSPGAGHGVTGMRERVTMLNGEMTAEPLDDGGYEVAVFLPVSATTQGDQA from the coding sequence GTGACCGAGACAGCTCAGCCCCCGACCGACCCGGAGGGCCTCCGCAGCGAGGCCCGTCTGCTCCGTGGCACCTTCCGCGCCCTGCGCGAGGACCTCTTCACCGGGGCCTTCGCGTTCCGGCCGCTGCCGCCGCTGGCCGACGACTCCAGGGTGCTGCGGCACATACCCGCCCCCCTGCGCTCGCGGGCCCGCTGGGCGCCGCAGGTCGCGGTGGTCCTGGCCGCCGCGTTCGTCTGGCTGCTCGGCACGGCCAGTGACGGGGCGGACAGCACTGCGATGGCCCTCGGCCTCTTCTTCGCCGTGCCGGTGATCCTCACGATGTTCCGGCCGGTGGCCGCCTTCTGGCTGTCGATGATCCTGATGACCCTGGTGGCCATGGGCGGCACGGGCGACCAGGTCTACCCCTGGGCGGTCGGCGGGTTCGTCTCGCACCTGGTCGTGATGACCATGGTGGCGCTCAGGTCGCGGGCCCGGGTGGCCCTCGACATGTGGGTGCTGACGATCGGGTACGCCGTCGCGCTGTCCTGGGGCCGGGCCGAGGACCCGGGCCCGACGCTCGCCATGGCCGTCCTCGGCGCCCTCTCCCTCTTCGCCGCCGTGTCCGTCCGGGGCTGGACCTCCGCGCAGCGCGAAGTCGTCGCCAAGGAAGAAGTCACCCTCGTCGAGCGCTCCAAGCGCACCCTCCTCGAAGAACGTACGAACATCGCCCGCGAGCTGCACGACGTCGTCGCGCACCACATGTCGGTCGTCGCCATCCAGGCCGAGGCCGCGCCCTACCGCGTCGAGAACCCGCCCCCCGAGCTCGCCCAGGCCTTCGCCACGATCCGCGAGAACGCGGTGGCCGCGCTCACCGAACTGCGCCGCGTGCTCGGCGTCGTACGGGCGGAGGACTACGAGGCGCCGGACGCCCCGCAGCCCACCCTCGCCGACCTCGACGGGCTGCTCGCCAATGTCCGCGACACCGGTCTCGGCGTCACCAAGACCGTGACCGGGGCGGTGCGTGAACTGCCGCCCGGCGTCGAGCTGTCGGCGTACCGGATCGTGCAGGAAGCCCTCAGCAATACGCTGCGGCACGCGCCCGGGGCATCGGCGAAGGTCGAGATCTCGTACGTGCTCGGGGGGCTCGGCCTGCGGATCGTCAACGGCCCGCCCACCGGCCTCGTCAAGCCATCCCCAGGCGCGGGTCACGGCGTCACCGGCATGCGCGAGCGCGTGACGATGCTGAACGGCGAGATGACGGCCGAGCCGCTGGACGACGGCGGCTACGAAGTCGCGGTGTTCCTGCCCGTGTCCGCGACGACTCAGGGGGACCAGGCATGA
- a CDS encoding response regulator transcription factor codes for MSAPSSPSSSSDAPASPIRVLIADDQMMVREGFSVLLGAMPGIEVCGEAVNGREAIAQVAALRPDVVLMDIRMPELNGIEATREIVASDAPSKVLVLTTFDLDEYVYEALRAGASGFLLKDASARQLADGVRVVASGEALLAPTVTKRLIAEFSKLASVTKAPAQAQIGDLTERETEVLVLIAQGRSNAEIASHLVVAESTIKTHVSRILVKLGLRDRTQAAVFAYEARLVTPG; via the coding sequence ATGAGCGCGCCTTCCTCTCCCTCTTCCTCTTCCGACGCTCCCGCGAGCCCCATCCGCGTACTGATCGCCGACGACCAGATGATGGTCCGCGAGGGCTTCTCGGTGCTGCTCGGGGCGATGCCCGGGATCGAGGTGTGCGGCGAGGCGGTCAACGGCCGCGAGGCCATCGCCCAGGTCGCGGCCCTGCGCCCGGACGTCGTCCTGATGGACATCCGCATGCCCGAGCTGAACGGCATCGAGGCGACCCGGGAGATCGTGGCCTCGGACGCCCCGTCGAAGGTGCTCGTCCTGACGACCTTCGACCTCGACGAGTACGTGTACGAGGCGCTGCGGGCCGGCGCCTCCGGCTTCCTGCTCAAGGACGCCTCGGCCCGCCAACTCGCGGACGGCGTACGGGTGGTGGCGAGCGGCGAGGCCCTTCTCGCACCCACGGTCACCAAGCGCCTGATCGCCGAGTTCTCCAAGCTGGCATCGGTCACGAAGGCACCGGCCCAGGCCCAGATCGGCGACCTCACGGAGCGCGAGACGGAGGTGCTCGTGCTGATCGCACAGGGGCGGTCCAACGCGGAGATCGCCTCCCACCTGGTGGTGGCCGAGTCGACGATCAAGACGCATGTCTCGCGGATCCTGGTGAAGCTGGGACTGCGGGACCGGACGCAGGCGGCGGTGTTCGCGTACGAGGCCCGGTTGGTGACGCCGGGGTGA